A segment of the Pirellulales bacterium genome:
TCGCACAGTTCCCTCCGGCCGACGTCACGATCGAGGCCATTGGCGAACTGGCCGACCCCGGGCTTGACACTCTTTGGAAATCGCTGCTCGGCCGGGTTGGCGCGCCATAGCGAGCGGATGCGAGCCGGTGCGCGGCGAAAGCCTGTGTTCATGCGCTGGCCCGGGGTGGCCAGTTTTTTCTTGGGATCATGTTGCCAGCTTGGTTATATTGCTGGCGCATTTTTGGCATACCCGAGGAGAAGCCCACAATGGCACCTGTGTGCGCCCCTTTGCTGTTATTGATAAGTGGCGTTGCAGCGTCACCTGAAATTTCCTGGTCGGGCGATGGGCAGGTGAGGGTGTTGATAAGCGTGGCGGCCGAGCCGACAGCTTCTGGGCAGACGTCAAGCGGCAGCAGCTCGCGCGTTGACGAGCGTCCCGCCGATGTCCGCATCGCGTTCGAGCGATTGCTGGCTGATCGGGGCATTAAAGACCAGGTGCCCGATCCCGCGTCGATCCAGGTAATTCGGCATGACACGCAAACCGGCACGCCGATCAAGAGCCCACCGTTTGCGTTCGGGCGTGGCGAATTCGAGATCCCTTCGCGCTGGTACGACGCCACGATTCCGTATGAGTTTCCTGAATGCAATGTCAACCTGGCGACCAGCGGCGGCAAATTGACACGCACGAAGGACGTGCGGACTGGATATTTCTACGAAAGCGTCGGAGACGCGCGCGACGGCCACCTGGCGTTTGTGCATCGTGATACCGGGCAGACTGCGACGTATGCCGTGTATTTTGACCTGATTCCTGCCGGCAAGCTGCCAGATCGCCAGCCGCCGCGCGGTTTTGTCGGCGATGGACTGAATCGTTGCGACCCGGTCGGGCATAGCACGACGGGACTTATCCACAGTCGCGTCGACGTCGTTGATTTCAATGGCGATCAACTTCCCGATCTATTGGTTGGCTGCAGCCGAGGTTCGATCGTCTGGTATCCCAACGTCGGCCAGGCCGATGATTGGAAATTCACCTGCGCGCGACTGCTGGCGACACGTGACGGTGAGCCCATCGATGTGGGCTACGGCGCCGCGCCGCGTGCGATCGATTTCGACGGCGACGGCCGCCTTGATTTGTTAGTCGGAGGCGAAAGGAACCGAGTCGTCTGGTATCGCAATCTTGGTACGAGTGCTCGACCGGAACTGGAATACGCCGGGCTGGTCGAGGCCGATGGCCGACCGATGGAATTGCCGGTAACGCCCGTGCCTGAGGGGCCGGAGATTTTCAAGCTCGATTATTACCCGCTTCTAGAAACGGCTGATTGGGACGGTGACGGCGATCTCGACCTACTGGCTGGCGGTTACATAACTGGCCGGATTTACTTTTACGAGAATATTTCCGGCCCAGGCATGCCGGCGCGATTGCATTTCGCCGGTGAGTTGCTGGCCGACGGGGCTCCGCTTGATGTTGGTTGGGCGGCATCGCCTGCCATAGCGGACGTCGACGGCGATGGCGACTTTGACCTGTTCAGCGGCTCGATGCCGATGACCAGCGGCGGCGGCGACAGTGTCAGCGAAAAGACGTTCCTGTTGTATTTCGAAAACGTCGGCACGCGGACCAGCCCGAAACTGCATGCCCGCGAGTTACCGCACCGTGGCGAATTCCCTCGGGCATCGATCGCCACGCCCCGACTTGTCGATTTCAACGGCGACGGTCTGCATGACATCGTGGCCAGCTCGGGCGAGCGCATTTATTTTTTCAAAAATGTCGGTACGCGCACCGCACCGGAATTTCAGGCGCATCGTGACTGCATGCCCGGCATCTGGAGCAATGCACCCCTGGCCGGGACCCAGTTCTTCGACCACGACGGCGATGGGCATTTGGACGGGATTGATGGACCTCGTGTGTATCGCAATACGGGACGCGGCAGCCCAGGAATTTTTTCCAGCCCCGTGTCATTGCTGCAGGCCGGGCAGCGGATCGATCACCTTTCCGGTATCGGTGACGATTGGACATTTCAGCGGCTTTACGACCTCGATGACGACGGCACGTTCGATTTGCTGGACGCCGATCATGCAGGGCATATCTGGTGGCATCGCAACCGGGGGACGGCGACCAAATGCGATTTCGCAACCGCGGGGGTCCAGTTGTCGCTCGTTGACGGTACACCGCTGGTGGTCGGCGGCAAGCGCGAGGGCTTTGATGAACTGCAAGGCGCACGTGCCACGTACGCTTCCGGTGATTTCGACGGTGACCATCACGCTGACCTGGTCACGACCGATACCCACGGCGACGTTGTGTATTTTCATCAAGCAACGCCCATCGCCGATAAGCCGCCGACGTTCGACGCGGGAACAAACATCGCGAAACTTCGCATTCGCGGGGTGCCGACGGCGTGCGACTGGAACGGCGACGGTCGGCTGGACGTGGTGGCCGGATCGAGTGCCGCGGACGTGGTTGTCATTCTAAACAAAGCCGCGAGCGAAGAAAGCACGTTCGACGAGCCGCGTCCAATCGGACTGCCCCCTGCGCCCGATGGTGCCGGCGCACCGCTGGTGGTGACCGATTACAACGGCGACGGCGACCTCGACATTATTTTGCACACAGCCTACGGGTATACCAGCTTTTACGAACGATCGTTCATCGACCGCGGCTACGCAATTGGCAAGGTCGATGCTTTGCAAACCAGGCCGCGCTAGCGATCGAGGTTTTTCACGACGATGAGTTCGCAACCCGTCGCTGAGCGGGCCACCAAACAGACGCCGATCGTTGTCTCGATCATCACCGAGAAAAGCGTGCGCTGCCGCGGCTGTCGACGAATGATGAGAGCTGGCGGATTCTCAGCAACCGTGCAGAATCGGCCAGTATGTTTGCAATGTGGAGGCCTGTTGGGGCTGGTGTTTCTGCGGCGTGGCAACATTACGCTGACCAAGCGGGCTTGCAAATTGTCGGCACGCTGGATGGTCGTCGTGAAGTGGTCGCGGGCACGCCGGCGTCAAGAGCGGCAAGGAGTGCTCGTCGAACCGCAGGCGCTCGAGCAAGCGCGACTGCAGTCGGCGGCCGACGAACATCAGCGGCAAAAACGTCGCGCGCGGGCGGCGACTCGTCGTGAGCTGCAGGATCAGCAGTATACTTCCGATTTTGCCACGGCCATTCGCGCACGCTATCCGGCTAGCCCACCGGGGATCGAGAGACCGATTGCTGAGCATGCCTGTGCCAAGTACAGCGGTCGCGTTGGGCGTACGGCGGCTGCCAAGGAACTCGACGCGGAAATGATCCATCGTGCGGTCGTGGCGCATATTCGACATGCAAATACGCGCTACGACCGATTGATCGCTAGCGGAGTCAGCCGAAACGAAGCGCGCGAATTGGTCCGTACCCTGATCGACGAGACCCTTTCATGCTGGCGCGGGGAGTTCTAAGCGAGCCCCCTGTCATTGACCTGACAAATGCGTCATTCAGGGTGTGATGTGACCGCTTGAGGAAGCTAGACTTGTACGGCGTGTTTGGGCGGAAATACCTTCGGCCGCTCGTTCCTGCCTTCGCACATTTCCATTCGTTGACCCGTGCCAAGAACAGCTATGCGTTTCCTGTTTGTACTGACTTTGCTTGGCACGATCTGCCTGGGTATAGCCGTCGACGTGCCGCGTGCCAGGGCAGATGACGGTTGGCTGAATCAGAAGGTCTACATCAAGGTGAACGCTCGCCCGAAGGTTGGCAATCGGACATTCGATTGGAACGATATCCAGGTTCCCGCCAAGATCACGAAAGTGGACGGTGACTGGTTGTGGGTGGGCAGCGCGTGGGTACGCTCGGCTGATGTCGTGAAAGAAGCCGACGGCACGACCTATTTTACGCGTGTCGTGCAAGCAGATTCGAGCAACCTCAATGCCTTGCTCATGCGGGGCGTCACGTTTTACAACAAGCGAGACTACGCTAATGCGCTCAAGGATTTCAACGAAGTCATTCGTCGCGATCCAAACTCCGCCTCTCCCTATAGCAATCGGGCGGCGGTGTATAGCTGCTTGCAGCAATTCGACAAGGCCGTGGCGGACCTCAATGAGGCGATCCGGATCGCGCCGGACGTGGCCGCGTTCTATAGCGATCGCGGCTGCAATTTTCGCGGCATAAATAGCTATGCCAAGGCCGAGAGCGATTTCGACGAAGCGATACGAATCAACCCTAGGATGGCGCTATCGTATTCCAATCGCGGCGTGAACTGGATGATGCAGAAAGAATATAACAAGGCCATGGCCGATTTCGACAAGGCGATCGCCATCGATCCGCGCATGACTTATGCCTACGACGGACGGGGGTATGTGTGGAGCAAGCGTGGGCATTATGCGCAGGCGCTACGCGACTGGGACGAGTCGATTCGCGTTGCTCCCGACGAGCCTGGCGGTTATCACAACAAAGCTCGGCTGTACGCTACTTGCATGTCGTTGGGGCATCGCGACGGAAAGCTGGCGCTGGAAAACGCCAAGAAAGCTTGCGAGCTGGATCATTGGGAGGAATGGCGCTACGTTGCCAGCCTGGCGGCCGCGTATGCCGAACTCGGCGACTTCGAGAAGGCGGTGGAATGGCAGAAAAAGGTCATCGCCATGAACAAGCAGCCTGAGGAAATCGACATCAAGGAAAGCAACTCGCGGCTGAAACTCTACGAAGCAGGCATGCCATTCCGCGACCCTGAAATTCCCGAAGAGGCGGAAGACTCTAGGTAAAACAACATGTTGGGGACTGCTGCATTGAATCGAAAGCTTTCGTTCACGCTGTGTCTTGCCGCGATTGTCGTCTGCAATACGGCACGTGCCGACGACTGGGTAGGGCAACAGGTCTTTATCAAAGAGACGGCCAAGCCGAAACTCGGCAATAAGATCATTCCCTGGAACCAGGTCGGCATGCCGGCCACGGTTACCAAGGTCGACGGCGACTGGCTGTGGGTCGGTAAGGCGTGGGTCAAGAGTGGCGAAGTCGTCAAGCGTGACGACGCGCCGAGCTATTACGCCACGGTGATTCGTCGCGATCCCAGCGCGGCCTATGCCTACTTGCTGCGAGGCGTGGCGTGGCGATTGAAACGGGATTACGAGAACGCGCTGCGCGATTTCTCCGAGGCTATACGCCTCGAGCCCGACGCCCACATGGCTTATCAGGCCCGGGCGGCGGTCTATCACCAGTTGCACGAATTCCAAAAGGCTCTGGCCGATATCAGCGAGGCCATCCGCCTAGCGCCCGAGGTAGGACTGTACTACAACGACCGGGGCTGCATTTATAAAAGCCTGGAGAACTACAACAAAGCGCGCGAGCAGTTCGACGAGGCCATCCGTATTCAGCCAAACCTGGCGCTGGCCTACAGCAATCGCGGCGTGAACTGGCACGTCGAGAAGAAATACGACAAGGCGATGGCCGATTTCAACAAAGCCCTCGAGATCGATAACAAGCTGACGCACGCCTACAACATGCGCGGATACGTCTGGAGCAAGGAGGGGCATTACGCCGAAGCGCTCAAGGATTGGGATGAATCGATTAGGCTCGCTCCGTTCGAGCCTGGGGGGTATACGAATAAAGCCCGGCTCTACGCCACTTGCATGTCCCTCGGGCATCGCGATGGAGAATTGGCAGTCGAGAATGCTCAGAAAGCGTGCGAGCTGTCCTTCTGGGAAGAATGGCTGTACATCGCTACGCTCGCAGCGGCCTACGCTGAAGCCGGGAAATTCGAGGAAGCAGTCGAGTGGCAAAAGAAAGCGATCGCGATGAACAAGAATCCCGAGAAACGCGATACAATCGAACATCAAAAGCGGCTGGAACTGTACGAGGCAGGCATGCCGTATCGTGACCCGGAAGTTTCCGAGTGAGAACGCCGCAGCCGATGCGCGGCAGAGACAACGAATAATACGATAGGCTCAGGCTCCCAAACATGGCTCAAAACACATCGAGTTCGGCGACCGATGCCGCGGCCGTTGGCGCTACCATCGCCGTGCTTCCCACGCCCGGTCAGATGCAGGCGTTTCTCACCCTGCCTGACGACCAACCGATCGTGATGGTCAATCTTCTAAAGTTCAGGGTGGATGGCGGTGAGGCGGAGTACGCCAAATACTCGGCCGCGATCCAGCCGATTCTGGCGAAGATTGGCGCCAAAATCTTGTTTTCCGGAAAGGCCGAATTTTGTCTTATCGGTCAGGCCGATTGGGACATGGTCGCGCTCGTTCAATACCCGCGAAAGCAGAGCCTTGTGCAGATGTCCCTCTCGCCGGAATACCAGGCTATCCATCATTTTCGTGAGGCCGGCCTCGAAGGCCAAATCAACTACGCGGTTGTTCCGACCGGGGCCTGAATGGGCCATGCAGCAATCCACCGGCATTTCAATAGTCTCGGAATCGTCTTATCCGAGGGAATCGTCCTCTATGCGAATTAGTTTGATACTGTTCGCGTTGTTCGCGGCGCCGCTGGCTTCTTACGTCAACGCGACGACGCGCCCGAACGTCATCTTGATTCTTGCCGATGATCTGGGCTACATGGACATCGGGGCCAACAACCCGCGATCGTTCTACGAGACGCCCAACATCGACGCGATCGCCGCGCAGGGAATGCGTTTCACGCAAGGCTACTCGGCTTGCCCGGTCTGCTCGCCGACGCGGGCCAGCATCATGACAGGCAAATACCCAGTTCGGACGGGTATCACAGACTACATCGGCGGCAAGCGAGAAGAGCGCTTCCGACCGGCGCCAAATCAGGATCACCTGGCGCTGGAAGAAATCACGATTGCCGAACGCTTTCGCGACGCCGGCTACACGACGTTCTTCGCGGGCAAGTGGCATCTGGGAGAAAACCAGTACACACCGAACGCACAAGGCTTTGGTCCCGGACTGTCCGGCGCCGGACAGTTCTATTACCCGTCCAGCGACGTGCCCCTTCCCGACAAGAACGACGATCCCAAGACCACGGACCGCATTGCCAACGAAGCCGTGCATTTCATCGAGACACACAAGGACGGTCCGTTCTTCGCTTACTTGCCATTTCTGGCCGTGCATACCCCGATCAAGGCGGCGCCGAACATCGTTGCGAAGTACGAGGCAAAGAAGCCGTCCGCGCCAGCCGACGCCTGGGGCCAGGAA
Coding sequences within it:
- a CDS encoding VCBS repeat-containing protein, encoding MAPVCAPLLLLISGVAASPEISWSGDGQVRVLISVAAEPTASGQTSSGSSSRVDERPADVRIAFERLLADRGIKDQVPDPASIQVIRHDTQTGTPIKSPPFAFGRGEFEIPSRWYDATIPYEFPECNVNLATSGGKLTRTKDVRTGYFYESVGDARDGHLAFVHRDTGQTATYAVYFDLIPAGKLPDRQPPRGFVGDGLNRCDPVGHSTTGLIHSRVDVVDFNGDQLPDLLVGCSRGSIVWYPNVGQADDWKFTCARLLATRDGEPIDVGYGAAPRAIDFDGDGRLDLLVGGERNRVVWYRNLGTSARPELEYAGLVEADGRPMELPVTPVPEGPEIFKLDYYPLLETADWDGDGDLDLLAGGYITGRIYFYENISGPGMPARLHFAGELLADGAPLDVGWAASPAIADVDGDGDFDLFSGSMPMTSGGGDSVSEKTFLLYFENVGTRTSPKLHARELPHRGEFPRASIATPRLVDFNGDGLHDIVASSGERIYFFKNVGTRTAPEFQAHRDCMPGIWSNAPLAGTQFFDHDGDGHLDGIDGPRVYRNTGRGSPGIFSSPVSLLQAGQRIDHLSGIGDDWTFQRLYDLDDDGTFDLLDADHAGHIWWHRNRGTATKCDFATAGVQLSLVDGTPLVVGGKREGFDELQGARATYASGDFDGDHHADLVTTDTHGDVVYFHQATPIADKPPTFDAGTNIAKLRIRGVPTACDWNGDGRLDVVAGSSAADVVVILNKAASEESTFDEPRPIGLPPAPDGAGAPLVVTDYNGDGDLDIILHTAYGYTSFYERSFIDRGYAIGKVDALQTRPR
- a CDS encoding DUF2293 domain-containing protein, giving the protein MSSQPVAERATKQTPIVVSIITEKSVRCRGCRRMMRAGGFSATVQNRPVCLQCGGLLGLVFLRRGNITLTKRACKLSARWMVVVKWSRARRRQERQGVLVEPQALEQARLQSAADEHQRQKRRARAATRRELQDQQYTSDFATAIRARYPASPPGIERPIAEHACAKYSGRVGRTAAAKELDAEMIHRAVVAHIRHANTRYDRLIASGVSRNEARELVRTLIDETLSCWRGEF
- a CDS encoding tetratricopeptide repeat protein; translation: MRFLFVLTLLGTICLGIAVDVPRARADDGWLNQKVYIKVNARPKVGNRTFDWNDIQVPAKITKVDGDWLWVGSAWVRSADVVKEADGTTYFTRVVQADSSNLNALLMRGVTFYNKRDYANALKDFNEVIRRDPNSASPYSNRAAVYSCLQQFDKAVADLNEAIRIAPDVAAFYSDRGCNFRGINSYAKAESDFDEAIRINPRMALSYSNRGVNWMMQKEYNKAMADFDKAIAIDPRMTYAYDGRGYVWSKRGHYAQALRDWDESIRVAPDEPGGYHNKARLYATCMSLGHRDGKLALENAKKACELDHWEEWRYVASLAAAYAELGDFEKAVEWQKKVIAMNKQPEEIDIKESNSRLKLYEAGMPFRDPEIPEEAEDSR
- a CDS encoding tetratricopeptide repeat protein, with amino-acid sequence MNRKLSFTLCLAAIVVCNTARADDWVGQQVFIKETAKPKLGNKIIPWNQVGMPATVTKVDGDWLWVGKAWVKSGEVVKRDDAPSYYATVIRRDPSAAYAYLLRGVAWRLKRDYENALRDFSEAIRLEPDAHMAYQARAAVYHQLHEFQKALADISEAIRLAPEVGLYYNDRGCIYKSLENYNKAREQFDEAIRIQPNLALAYSNRGVNWHVEKKYDKAMADFNKALEIDNKLTHAYNMRGYVWSKEGHYAEALKDWDESIRLAPFEPGGYTNKARLYATCMSLGHRDGELAVENAQKACELSFWEEWLYIATLAAAYAEAGKFEEAVEWQKKAIAMNKNPEKRDTIEHQKRLELYEAGMPYRDPEVSE
- a CDS encoding DUF1330 domain-containing protein, coding for MAQNTSSSATDAAAVGATIAVLPTPGQMQAFLTLPDDQPIVMVNLLKFRVDGGEAEYAKYSAAIQPILAKIGAKILFSGKAEFCLIGQADWDMVALVQYPRKQSLVQMSLSPEYQAIHHFREAGLEGQINYAVVPTGA
- a CDS encoding sulfatase yields the protein MRISLILFALFAAPLASYVNATTRPNVILILADDLGYMDIGANNPRSFYETPNIDAIAAQGMRFTQGYSACPVCSPTRASIMTGKYPVRTGITDYIGGKREERFRPAPNQDHLALEEITIAERFRDAGYTTFFAGKWHLGENQYTPNAQGFGPGLSGAGQFYYPSSDVPLPDKNDDPKTTDRIANEAVHFIETHKDGPFFAYLPFLAVHTPIKAAPNIVAKYEAKKPSAPADAWGQERERKVRLVQNHAAYAAMLDQMDAAIGRVLAAVDRAGLGERTIIVFTSDNGGLSTSEGHPTSNLPLRAGKGWPYEGGIRAPWIVRAPGVAKPGSVCDTPVISTDFYPTLLELAGLPLDSAQHIDGISLVPLLGGGTVQRDAPLFWHYPHYGNQGGAPFGAVRDGDWKLIEWFEDGSLELFNLQDDAKELTNLAAKNPEKVQELRAKLIAWRGATGARMPTPNPDFVETPTR